The Nitrosarchaeum sp. genome has a segment encoding these proteins:
- a CDS encoding UbiD family decarboxylase, with protein sequence MTDLRNYLSLIKKSGELKIIKKKVSTKYEIAGITAKVDGSTAILFENIAESDFNLVANLVGTRKRFAQAIGSTEEKIHENMISAIKKAKKPKVISSGKFMENKSKNISIMPIVTHFEKESGPFITSSIVYVKNPETGEQNSSFHRLMPIDKTHFSIRMVEGRHLHRCFIDAKEHNEDLKVAVTIGVHPAISIAGAYQAEWGKDEIDIANSLLGGKLTLTKLPYTGLHVPSGTEIVMEGKILQDKTHQEWMVEMLQTYDHHRSQPIFELESLYYRNNPIFHDVLSGFSEHRLLMGMPIESKLNGELKKSFPQTKQVSMTNGGCNWLHAVVQIKKKKDSDPKKIIKKTFESHRSLKQVTVVDEDINPNNAESVEYAMATRFQADTDLLIIKNVRGSSLDPSSDQKNLKTAKMGIDATKSLSKRQEGFELAKIPKINKIKLNNYFK encoded by the coding sequence TTGACAGATTTACGTAATTATCTTTCTTTGATAAAAAAAAGCGGCGAATTAAAAATCATTAAAAAAAAGGTATCAACAAAATATGAAATTGCAGGAATTACTGCAAAAGTTGATGGCTCTACTGCTATTTTATTTGAAAATATTGCGGAAAGTGACTTTAATTTAGTTGCCAATCTTGTTGGTACCAGAAAAAGATTTGCTCAGGCAATTGGAAGTACGGAAGAAAAAATTCATGAAAATATGATTTCTGCAATTAAAAAAGCAAAAAAACCAAAAGTTATTTCTTCAGGAAAATTCATGGAAAATAAATCAAAAAACATCTCTATTATGCCTATTGTTACGCATTTTGAAAAAGAATCAGGACCTTTCATCACTTCTTCTATTGTATATGTTAAGAATCCTGAAACTGGTGAGCAAAATTCATCTTTTCATAGATTGATGCCTATTGATAAAACTCATTTTTCAATTAGAATGGTAGAAGGAAGACATCTACACAGATGTTTTATTGATGCTAAGGAACATAATGAAGATCTGAAAGTTGCAGTAACTATAGGTGTACACCCCGCAATATCTATTGCAGGTGCATATCAAGCTGAATGGGGTAAAGATGAAATCGATATTGCAAATTCGCTTTTAGGTGGAAAACTTACATTAACTAAACTTCCTTACACTGGATTACATGTTCCTTCAGGAACTGAAATTGTAATGGAGGGAAAAATTCTACAAGATAAAACTCATCAAGAGTGGATGGTAGAAATGCTACAAACTTACGACCACCATAGATCTCAACCAATTTTTGAGTTAGAGTCTTTATACTATAGAAATAATCCTATTTTTCATGATGTTCTTTCAGGCTTCTCTGAACACCGATTACTGATGGGAATGCCAATTGAATCAAAATTAAATGGAGAACTAAAAAAATCATTTCCTCAAACTAAACAAGTATCTATGACAAATGGAGGATGTAACTGGTTACATGCAGTAGTTCAAATAAAAAAGAAAAAAGATTCTGATCCTAAAAAAATAATTAAAAAAACATTTGAATCTCATCGTTCATTAAAACAAGTAACAGTTGTAGATGAGGACATTAATCCTAATAATGCTGAATCTGTTGAATATGCAATGGCAACAAGATTTCAAGCTGACACAGATCTATTGATAATAAAAAATGTACGAGGATCCAGTCTAGATCCTTCTAGTGATCAAAAGAACTTAAAGACTGCAAAAATGGGTATAGATGCCACTAAATCCCTTTCAAAACGTCAAGAGGGATTTGAATTAGCAAAAATTCCAAAAATAAATAAAATTAAACTAAATAATTATTTCAAATAG